One region of Brachybacterium saurashtrense genomic DNA includes:
- a CDS encoding 16S rRNA (uracil(1498)-N(3))-methyltransferase, with protein MPTTPPGFLILDDALATAREGDALTLGGDEGRHAAKVARIGAGEQVLLTDAPGRQVRAEVTAARKEALELRLLGDPSPAVQRLPRLGLVQALATGGRDEQAVESATELGVDRIVPWSARRSVSVWRGEKLRKGRAKWEATVRAAVKQCRRPGIPAVDAPVDTAQLAAHVRERTAQGALVLVLHEQESVGVMELAGALRGASADGVEEILVVVGPEGGIAADELEALRDAGARTVLLGPEVLRTSSAGPAALAVLSALVGRWG; from the coding sequence GTGCCCACCACCCCGCCCGGCTTCCTGATCCTCGACGACGCCCTGGCCACGGCCCGTGAGGGCGATGCCCTGACGCTCGGGGGCGACGAGGGGCGCCATGCGGCGAAGGTGGCCCGGATCGGCGCGGGGGAGCAGGTGCTGCTCACCGACGCCCCGGGACGCCAGGTGCGCGCCGAGGTGACGGCCGCGCGGAAGGAGGCGCTGGAGCTGCGCCTGCTGGGCGACCCCTCCCCGGCCGTGCAGCGCCTGCCGCGCCTCGGCCTGGTGCAGGCCCTCGCCACCGGCGGCCGGGACGAGCAGGCGGTGGAATCCGCGACCGAGCTCGGGGTGGACAGGATCGTGCCCTGGAGCGCGCGGCGCTCCGTCTCGGTGTGGCGCGGGGAGAAGCTCCGCAAAGGCCGCGCGAAGTGGGAGGCGACGGTGCGGGCGGCCGTCAAGCAGTGCCGTCGGCCGGGGATCCCGGCCGTGGACGCCCCGGTCGACACGGCGCAGCTGGCCGCGCACGTGCGCGAGCGCACGGCGCAGGGGGCGCTGGTGCTGGTGCTCCACGAGCAGGAGTCGGTGGGCGTGATGGAACTCGCCGGCGCGCTGCGCGGCGCGAGCGCCGACGGCGTCGAGGAGATCCTGGTGGTGGTCGGCCCCGAGGGAGGGATCGCCGCCGACGAGCTGGAGGCGCTGCGGGACGCCGGCGCCCGGACGGTGCTGCTGGGACCGGAGGTGCTGCGCACCTCGAGCGCGGGCCCGGCCGCCCTCGCCGTGCTCAGCGCGCTCGTGGGCCGCTGGGGCTGA
- the dnaJ gene encoding molecular chaperone DnaJ yields MNEDYYDLLGVSREASTDEIKKAYRKLARTLHPDVNPDPEAAEKFKRVSQAYETLANTDKRRQYDMGGGPGMGGFPGGGGAGFDFNDIFDMFAGASGMRGRSQGPVPRQRRGGDVLRRVRIELRDVVFGTEEQVTFRTAELCERCEGSCCEPGTSPTRCTACSGSGHVQRVAQSLLGQMVTMAPCPTCDGHGDVIEQPCTGCSGHGRRAAERTVTVRIPSGVENGTRIQLRGEGETGEAGGPSGDLFVELSVTDHDVFDRDGDDLVTTVAVPMTTAALGATIPLETFDGTQELDVRPGAQPGEEITLKGLGVTPLRRERRGDIRVVLDVDVPTSLSDEERELLEQFAALRGDETTRRSTSHGGPFRKLRDRLRDL; encoded by the coding sequence GTGAACGAGGACTACTACGACCTGCTCGGCGTCTCCCGAGAGGCCTCGACGGACGAGATCAAGAAGGCCTACCGGAAGCTCGCCCGCACCCTCCATCCGGACGTCAACCCGGATCCGGAGGCGGCGGAGAAGTTCAAGCGCGTCTCGCAGGCCTACGAGACGCTCGCCAACACGGACAAGCGCCGCCAGTACGACATGGGCGGCGGCCCGGGCATGGGCGGCTTCCCCGGGGGCGGCGGGGCCGGCTTCGACTTCAACGACATCTTCGACATGTTCGCCGGCGCCTCCGGCATGCGCGGTCGCAGCCAGGGCCCCGTGCCGCGCCAGCGCCGCGGCGGGGACGTGCTCCGCAGGGTGCGGATCGAACTGCGCGACGTGGTGTTCGGCACCGAGGAGCAGGTCACCTTCCGCACCGCGGAGCTGTGCGAGCGCTGCGAGGGCTCCTGCTGCGAGCCGGGCACCAGCCCCACTCGCTGCACCGCCTGCAGCGGCTCCGGGCACGTGCAGCGGGTCGCGCAGTCCCTGCTGGGCCAGATGGTGACGATGGCCCCCTGCCCCACCTGCGACGGCCACGGCGACGTCATCGAGCAGCCGTGCACGGGTTGCTCCGGCCACGGCCGCCGCGCCGCCGAGCGCACCGTCACCGTGCGCATCCCCTCCGGCGTGGAGAACGGCACCCGCATCCAGCTGCGCGGCGAGGGCGAGACCGGCGAGGCCGGCGGCCCCTCCGGCGACCTCTTCGTGGAGCTCTCCGTCACCGACCACGACGTCTTCGACCGCGACGGGGACGACCTGGTCACCACCGTCGCCGTGCCGATGACCACGGCCGCGCTGGGCGCGACGATCCCGCTGGAGACCTTCGACGGCACCCAGGAGCTCGACGTGCGCCCCGGCGCCCAGCCGGGGGAGGAGATCACTCTCAAGGGTCTGGGCGTGACGCCGCTGCGCCGCGAGCGCCGCGGCGACATCCGCGTGGTGCTCGACGTGGACGTGCCCACCTCGCTGAGCGACGAGGAGCGCGAGCTGCTGGAGCAGTTCGCCGCCCTGCGCGGCGACGAGACCACCCGGCGCAGCACGAGCCACGGCGGCCCCTTCCGCAAGCTGCGCGACCGCCTGCGCGACCTCTGA
- the hrcA gene encoding heat-inducible transcriptional repressor HrcA — protein MDARKLHILGAIVEDYVATREPVGSKSLLERHELGVSAATVRNDMSLLEEEGLIHQPHTSAGRVPTDKGYRTFVDHVATVKPLSAPERRAIRALLEDAGDVEELLSRTVRLLAQTTQQVAMVQYPARRQARIRHVELVKVAESLLLVVLILESGRVDQRTVPITAGLPAEHYVGLRDQLNRVVAGREVTDLAGPLAEYLDALPALERPAAAEVCETLVALAATRAEDRIMMAGTANIARSAQDFARDVEPLLDVLEEQLVLLRLFTEMHVSPGAVEVRIGSELQDRALQQTAVVGAGYGAGSHLAILGPRRMDYATGISTVQAIARYVSRYLE, from the coding sequence ATGGACGCCCGCAAGCTCCACATCCTCGGCGCGATCGTCGAGGACTACGTCGCCACCCGGGAGCCGGTCGGCTCCAAGTCGCTGCTCGAGCGTCACGAGCTCGGCGTCTCCGCGGCGACGGTGCGCAACGACATGTCCCTGCTGGAGGAGGAGGGGCTGATCCATCAGCCCCACACCTCCGCCGGCCGCGTCCCCACCGACAAGGGCTACCGCACCTTCGTCGACCACGTCGCGACGGTGAAGCCGCTCTCGGCGCCGGAGCGCCGCGCGATCCGCGCCCTGCTCGAGGACGCCGGCGACGTGGAGGAGCTGCTCAGCCGCACCGTGCGTCTGCTCGCCCAGACCACCCAGCAGGTGGCGATGGTGCAGTACCCGGCGCGTCGCCAGGCACGGATCCGGCACGTGGAGCTGGTGAAGGTGGCCGAGTCCCTGCTGCTGGTGGTGCTGATCCTGGAATCGGGCCGTGTGGACCAGCGCACTGTGCCGATCACCGCGGGCCTGCCCGCGGAGCATTACGTGGGCCTGCGCGACCAGCTCAACCGGGTCGTCGCCGGGCGCGAGGTCACCGACCTCGCCGGGCCTCTGGCCGAGTACCTCGACGCGCTGCCGGCGCTGGAGCGTCCGGCGGCCGCCGAGGTGTGCGAGACGCTGGTCGCCCTGGCCGCGACCCGCGCCGAGGACCGCATCATGATGGCCGGCACCGCCAACATCGCCCGCTCCGCCCAGGACTTCGCCCGCGACGTGGAACCGCTGCTGGACGTGCTGGAGGAGCAGCTGGTGCTGCTGCGGCTGTTCACCGAGATGCACGTCTCCCCGGGAGCGGTCGAGGTGCGGATCGGCTCCGAGCTGCAGGACCGCGCGCTGCAGCAGACGGCGGTGGTGGGCGCCGGCTACGGCGCGGGATCGCACCTGGCGATCCTCGGCCCGCGCCGGATGGACTACGCCACCGGCATCTCCACCGTCCAGGCCATCGCCCGCTACGTCTCCCGCTATCTCGAATAG
- a CDS encoding DUF3097 domain-containing protein — translation MPADFPDRYGRDVLSTGPPAHHRRRPVAREVPARRDLVVEEASTGFTGAITRVEKIAGELVVELEDARRVRRTFPLGPGFMIDGQPVVLHRPAATDAATAPVRRRSASGSVYVDGATARTARASRIWVEGTHDAELVQKVWGHDLRIEGIVVEQLEGADNLAERVREFAPSPGRRLGILVDHLVTGSKESRIAAEVMALPGARGNVTVLGHPYVDVWQAIKPARVGLERWPHVPKGTDIKRGTLAALGWPHADTADVGLGWKRILATVRSYADVEPTLSGRIEELIDFVTVDS, via the coding sequence GTGCCCGCTGACTTCCCCGACCGGTACGGCCGCGACGTGCTCTCCACCGGCCCCCCTGCCCATCACCGCCGGCGCCCCGTGGCCCGGGAGGTCCCCGCGCGCCGGGACCTCGTGGTCGAGGAGGCCTCCACGGGGTTCACCGGGGCGATCACGCGGGTCGAGAAGATCGCCGGCGAGCTGGTGGTGGAGCTGGAGGACGCGCGCCGGGTGCGCCGCACCTTCCCGCTGGGCCCCGGCTTCATGATCGACGGGCAGCCGGTGGTGCTGCACCGACCCGCCGCGACCGACGCCGCGACCGCGCCGGTGCGCAGGCGCTCCGCCTCCGGCTCCGTGTACGTGGACGGCGCGACCGCGCGCACCGCGCGCGCCTCCCGGATCTGGGTGGAGGGCACGCACGACGCCGAGCTGGTGCAGAAGGTGTGGGGGCACGATCTGCGCATCGAGGGGATCGTGGTGGAGCAGCTCGAGGGCGCCGACAACCTCGCCGAGCGGGTGCGCGAGTTCGCTCCCTCCCCGGGGCGTCGCCTTGGGATCCTGGTGGACCACCTGGTGACAGGCTCGAAGGAGTCCCGCATCGCCGCCGAGGTGATGGCGCTGCCGGGCGCACGGGGGAACGTCACCGTGCTCGGCCACCCGTACGTGGACGTGTGGCAGGCGATCAAGCCCGCCCGGGTGGGGCTGGAGCGCTGGCCCCATGTGCCCAAGGGGACGGACATCAAGCGGGGCACCCTCGCGGCGCTGGGCTGGCCCCACGCCGACACGGCGGACGTGGGGCTGGGCTGGAAGCGGATCCTGGCCACGGTGCGCTCCTACGCGGACGTCGAGCCCACCCTCTCGGGGCGCATCGAGGAGCTCATCGACTTCGTCACCGTCGACTCCTGA
- a CDS encoding DUF4870 domain-containing protein, which yields MSQSEHPHDPFGGRPAAEPAPGSSPIPPPSAAGPQPQGGQQPFAGQQQYANQQQHAGQQPYGGAQQPGADGPHPSSAPLPPGFKGLYEGPLSGQGVSASDSRMWAMFAQLSAVIGYVVGAGFLGWLGPLIIFLMYKDRDRYVRYNAAESLNAAIATVIAEIALLIVISILAVVTFGIGSLLYPLVWVPAVLHVIFAIIGAVKANQGVWWNYPLNIRLVK from the coding sequence ATGAGCCAGAGCGAGCACCCCCACGATCCCTTCGGCGGTCGCCCCGCCGCCGAGCCGGCACCGGGCTCGTCCCCGATACCTCCCCCCTCCGCCGCAGGCCCCCAGCCGCAGGGCGGCCAGCAGCCGTTCGCCGGCCAGCAGCAGTACGCCAACCAGCAGCAGCACGCCGGCCAGCAGCCGTACGGCGGGGCGCAGCAGCCCGGCGCCGACGGCCCGCACCCGTCCTCCGCCCCCCTTCCGCCGGGATTCAAGGGCCTCTACGAGGGCCCCTTGTCCGGGCAGGGCGTCAGCGCCTCGGACTCGCGCATGTGGGCGATGTTCGCGCAGCTCTCCGCGGTGATCGGGTACGTGGTGGGGGCCGGCTTCCTCGGCTGGCTGGGCCCGCTGATCATCTTCTTGATGTATAAGGACCGCGACCGCTACGTGCGCTACAACGCCGCCGAGTCGCTCAACGCCGCGATCGCCACCGTGATCGCCGAGATCGCCCTGTTGATCGTCATCTCGATCCTCGCGGTGGTCACCTTCGGGATCGGCTCCCTGCTCTACCCGCTGGTGTGGGTGCCCGCCGTGCTGCACGTGATCTTCGCGATCATCGGCGCCGTGAAGGCGAACCAGGGCGTGTGGTGGAACTACCCGCTGAACATCCGCCTGGTGAAGTGA
- the hemW gene encoding radical SAM family heme chaperone HemW yields the protein MSAGPLLSAYIHVPFCAVRCGYCDFNTYTHAELGGGGSQAEYADNARAEMDLTLAADRAAGYEYEEVSTVFFGGGTPTLLPADDLVAMLDHLRSLIPLAADAEVTTEANPDSVTRASLSRLADGGITRVSIGMQSAVPSVLATLDRTHDPERVPQVVQWAKEAGLQVSLDLIYGTPGETLANVETSVRAALACEVDHLSAYSLIIEGNTAMARQLRRGELEAPDPDDMADKYELVDGLAAAAGLSWYEVSNWARTPAHRSRHNLAYWRGGDWWGIGPGAHRHRDGLRAWNVKHPSRYARMLAEGALPVADSEQVAVEDRLVERIMLELRIADGLPVEAVPAEHRAMLDVHRDRGHLEPEALAAGRAVLTLPGRLLADAVIRDLVP from the coding sequence ATGAGCGCCGGCCCCCTCCTCTCCGCCTACATCCACGTGCCCTTCTGCGCCGTGCGCTGCGGGTACTGCGACTTCAACACCTACACGCACGCCGAGCTGGGCGGCGGCGGCTCCCAGGCCGAGTACGCGGACAACGCCCGGGCGGAGATGGACCTGACGCTCGCCGCGGATCGCGCGGCCGGGTACGAGTACGAGGAGGTCTCCACCGTCTTCTTCGGCGGCGGCACCCCCACGCTGCTGCCGGCCGACGACCTGGTCGCGATGCTCGACCACCTGCGTTCGCTGATCCCGCTGGCCGCGGACGCCGAGGTCACCACCGAGGCGAATCCCGACTCGGTCACCCGCGCCTCCCTCTCCCGCCTGGCCGACGGCGGGATCACCCGCGTCTCGATCGGCATGCAGTCCGCCGTCCCGTCCGTGCTCGCCACCCTCGACCGCACCCACGATCCCGAGCGGGTGCCGCAGGTGGTGCAGTGGGCGAAGGAGGCCGGGCTCCAGGTGAGCCTCGACCTCATCTACGGCACCCCGGGGGAGACCCTCGCCAACGTCGAGACCTCCGTGCGCGCGGCCCTGGCCTGCGAGGTCGACCACCTCTCCGCCTACTCCCTGATCATCGAGGGCAACACCGCCATGGCACGCCAGCTGCGTCGCGGCGAGCTGGAGGCGCCGGACCCGGACGACATGGCCGACAAGTACGAGCTCGTCGACGGCCTCGCCGCCGCCGCGGGCCTGTCCTGGTACGAGGTCTCGAACTGGGCCCGCACCCCGGCGCACCGCTCCCGCCACAACCTGGCCTACTGGCGCGGCGGGGACTGGTGGGGGATCGGCCCCGGCGCCCACCGCCACCGCGACGGACTGCGCGCCTGGAACGTCAAGCACCCCAGCCGCTACGCACGGATGCTCGCCGAGGGCGCGCTGCCGGTCGCGGACAGCGAGCAGGTCGCCGTCGAGGACCGCCTGGTCGAGCGGATCATGCTCGAGCTGCGGATCGCCGACGGGCTGCCCGTCGAGGCCGTGCCCGCGGAGCACCGCGCGATGCTCGACGTGCACCGTGACCGCGGCCATCTCGAGCCCGAGGCCCTGGCGGCGGGCCGGGCGGTGCTCACCCTTCCCGGCCGGCTGCTGGCCGATGCGGTGATCCGCGACCTCGTGCCCTGA
- a CDS encoding MOSC domain-containing protein, whose translation MSLAPGPLSPGASRSLDPLEVTLAPGGGRLGAVCTVGALFEVRERSLMSGIDKRPADGPVTLLTHGVLGDVQGDREHHGGIFKAVYAYSREVREAYATALGSALPDGFFGENLVTVGQDTDHAVIGERWRIGGAEIEATCPRNPCGTFAAWMGDRRWGRAFTAQGRAGAYFRVHVEGEVRAGDRIEVLTRPDHGVTVAEAFRGLDPHRARSLLDWAEASGTILYDTLVGSAQTVLARAGERSDFPDRLRSTGRGLGLGLGL comes from the coding sequence GTGAGCCTCGCTCCCGGCCCGCTCTCCCCGGGAGCCTCCCGCTCCCTGGACCCGCTCGAGGTCACCCTCGCGCCGGGCGGTGGCCGGCTCGGTGCGGTGTGCACCGTGGGCGCGCTCTTCGAGGTGCGCGAGCGCTCCCTCATGAGCGGGATCGACAAGCGACCGGCCGACGGTCCCGTCACGCTCCTCACCCACGGGGTGCTCGGCGACGTGCAAGGGGACCGCGAGCACCACGGCGGGATCTTCAAGGCCGTCTACGCCTACTCCCGCGAGGTCCGGGAGGCCTACGCGACCGCGCTCGGCAGCGCGCTGCCGGACGGGTTCTTCGGCGAGAACCTGGTCACCGTCGGCCAGGACACCGACCATGCCGTGATCGGGGAGCGCTGGCGCATCGGCGGTGCCGAAATCGAAGCGACCTGCCCCCGCAACCCCTGCGGCACCTTCGCCGCCTGGATGGGGGACCGTCGCTGGGGCCGCGCCTTCACCGCCCAGGGACGGGCCGGCGCCTACTTCCGCGTGCACGTCGAGGGCGAGGTGCGCGCCGGGGACCGGATCGAGGTGCTGACGCGGCCGGACCACGGCGTCACCGTCGCCGAGGCGTTCCGCGGGCTCGACCCGCACCGGGCTCGCTCCCTGCTCGACTGGGCGGAGGCGAGCGGAACGATCCTGTACGACACGCTCGTCGGCTCCGCGCAGACGGTGCTCGCACGGGCAGGGGAGCGCAGCGACTTCCCGGACCGGCTGCGCTCCACGGGCCGGGGTCTGGGCCTCGGCCTGGGGCTGTGA
- the lepA gene encoding translation elongation factor 4 produces MPVTPRIAADEARDIAPASTPQERLRNFCIIAHIDHGKSTLADRMLQITGIVEERAMRAQYLDRMDIERERGITVKSQAVRMPWQVDGVNYALNMIDTPGHVDFTYEVSRSLAACEGAILLVDAAQGIEAQTLANLYLAMEHDLTIIPVLNKIDLPGAEPEKYAAEIGQLVGVDPDDVLRVSGKTGVGVPELLDHIVGTLPAPEGETEAPCRAMIFDSVYDTYRGVVTYVRVVDGFLKSRDRIDMMSTGAHHELLEIGVSSPEPHPTSGIGPGEVGYLITGVKDVRQSKVGDTITTSVRGATEPLAGYDDPKPMVYSGLFPIDGSDYPVLRDALDKLKLNDAALNYEPETSTALGFGFRVGFLGLLHLEIVRERLEREFDLDLISTAPSVVYQVRMEDGSEVEVLNPSDFPTGKVHEISEPVTKATILVPSEFIGAVMELCQSKRGQLGGMDYLSEDRVELRYTLPLAEIVFDFFDQLKSRTRGYASLDYDVSGSQVADLVKVDMLLQGEPVDAFSAIVHREKAYSYGVEMAGKLKKLIPRQQFEVPIQAAIGSRIIARENIRAMRKDVLSKCYGGDISRKRKLLEKQKEGKKRMKNIGSVEVPQEAFIAALSSDAADMPKDGKKK; encoded by the coding sequence ATGCCGGTGACCCCGAGGATCGCTGCCGATGAGGCCCGGGACATCGCTCCCGCGTCGACGCCCCAGGAGCGGCTCCGCAACTTCTGCATCATCGCCCACATCGACCACGGCAAGTCCACCCTGGCCGACCGCATGCTGCAGATCACCGGGATCGTCGAGGAGCGCGCCATGCGCGCCCAGTACCTCGACCGGATGGACATCGAGCGCGAGCGCGGCATCACCGTGAAGAGCCAGGCCGTGCGCATGCCCTGGCAGGTGGACGGCGTCAACTACGCGCTGAACATGATCGACACCCCCGGGCACGTCGACTTCACCTACGAGGTCTCCCGCTCCCTCGCCGCCTGCGAAGGGGCGATCCTGCTGGTCGACGCCGCGCAGGGCATCGAGGCGCAGACGCTGGCGAACCTCTACCTCGCCATGGAGCACGACCTCACCATCATCCCGGTGCTCAACAAGATCGACCTGCCCGGCGCCGAGCCCGAGAAGTACGCGGCGGAGATCGGTCAGCTGGTGGGCGTGGACCCCGACGACGTGCTGCGCGTCTCCGGGAAGACGGGCGTGGGCGTACCCGAGCTGCTGGACCACATCGTCGGCACGCTCCCGGCGCCGGAGGGCGAGACCGAGGCCCCGTGCCGGGCGATGATCTTCGACTCCGTGTACGACACCTACCGCGGCGTGGTCACCTACGTGCGCGTGGTGGACGGCTTCCTGAAGTCCCGCGACCGCATCGACATGATGTCCACCGGGGCCCATCACGAGCTGCTCGAGATCGGCGTGAGCTCCCCGGAGCCGCACCCCACCTCGGGCATCGGCCCCGGCGAGGTCGGCTACCTCATCACGGGCGTGAAGGACGTGCGCCAGTCCAAGGTGGGCGACACCATCACCACCTCGGTGCGCGGCGCCACCGAGCCGCTGGCCGGCTACGACGACCCCAAGCCGATGGTGTACTCGGGCCTGTTCCCCATCGACGGCTCCGACTACCCGGTGCTGCGCGACGCCCTGGACAAGCTCAAGCTCAACGACGCCGCGCTGAACTACGAGCCGGAGACCTCCACCGCCCTTGGCTTCGGCTTCCGGGTGGGCTTCCTGGGCCTGCTGCACCTGGAGATCGTGCGCGAGCGCCTCGAGCGCGAGTTCGACCTGGATCTCATCTCCACCGCCCCGAGCGTGGTCTACCAGGTGCGGATGGAGGACGGCAGCGAGGTGGAGGTGCTCAACCCCTCCGACTTCCCCACCGGCAAGGTCCACGAGATCTCCGAGCCGGTCACCAAGGCCACCATCCTCGTGCCCAGCGAGTTCATCGGCGCGGTGATGGAGCTGTGCCAGTCTAAGCGCGGCCAGCTCGGCGGCATGGACTACCTCAGCGAGGACCGCGTGGAGCTGCGCTACACGCTGCCCCTGGCGGAGATCGTCTTCGACTTCTTCGACCAGCTGAAGTCCCGCACCCGCGGGTACGCCTCGCTGGACTACGACGTCTCCGGCAGCCAGGTCGCCGATCTGGTGAAGGTGGACATGCTGCTGCAGGGCGAGCCGGTGGATGCGTTCAGCGCCATCGTGCACCGCGAGAAGGCGTACTCCTACGGCGTGGAGATGGCCGGGAAGCTGAAGAAGCTCATCCCGCGCCAGCAGTTCGAGGTGCCGATCCAGGCCGCGATCGGTTCGCGCATCATCGCCCGCGAGAACATCCGCGCGATGCGCAAGGACGTGCTGTCCAAGTGCTACGGCGGCGACATCTCCCGCAAGCGCAAGCTGCTCGAGAAGCAGAAGGAGGGCAAGAAGCGCATGAAGAACATCGGCTCCGTGGAGGTGCCGCAGGAGGCCTTCATCGCCGCGCTCTCCTCCGACGCCGCCGACATGCCCAAGGACGGGAAGAAGAAGTGA
- a CDS encoding aldehyde dehydrogenase (NADP(+)), whose protein sequence is MTPSTAPAGCSILAGQSVEGRAGSLRAEDPATGEALEPAWSLLEPSQLRRATAAAEEAFDSFRAVEPERRAALLECIARHLEQVGEALVDRARAETGLPEARLVGERARTSAQLRLFAQVVRAGEHHDVHIDPALPERTPLPRADIRRRTVPVGPVAVFGASNFPLAFSVAGGDTASALAAGCPVVVKAHDAHPGTSEIVGRAITEAVQETGMHPGVFSLVYGESPAIGQALVADPAIRAVGFTGSRRGGLALMAVAAARPVPIPVFAEMSSINPVLLLEGALRGDHTELVAGCLASVTGSAGQLCTAPGLLCVPAGPDGDRFVEALSAAIAGSRGQTMLTRGIAEARERGLARLASRDGVTVLARGQEGETANAPAPVLLAAAAERLQEDEVLQSEIFGAVCLVVRHDSAAELAAVMEGLEGQLTATLHLAESDHAEAAALLPVLERRAGRIVVGGWPTGVEVGHAMVHGGPFPATSDGRSTSVGTHAIARFLRPVAYQGLPEALLPAPVQEENPWSLPRRIDGRHEGPGTR, encoded by the coding sequence ATGACCCCCTCCACCGCGCCCGCCGGGTGCTCGATCCTCGCCGGGCAGTCCGTGGAAGGGCGCGCCGGCAGCCTGCGCGCCGAGGACCCCGCCACCGGGGAGGCCCTCGAGCCCGCCTGGTCCCTGCTGGAGCCCTCGCAGCTGCGGCGCGCGACCGCCGCCGCCGAGGAGGCGTTCGACTCCTTCCGCGCGGTGGAGCCGGAGCGGCGCGCCGCCCTGCTGGAGTGCATCGCGCGGCACCTCGAGCAGGTGGGCGAGGCGCTCGTGGACCGCGCCCGGGCGGAGACCGGGCTGCCCGAGGCGCGCCTGGTGGGGGAGCGGGCCCGCACCAGCGCTCAGCTGCGGCTCTTCGCCCAGGTGGTGCGCGCGGGCGAGCACCACGACGTGCACATCGACCCCGCGCTGCCCGAACGCACCCCGCTGCCCCGGGCGGACATCCGCCGCCGCACCGTCCCCGTGGGGCCGGTCGCCGTCTTCGGCGCCTCGAACTTCCCGCTCGCCTTCTCGGTGGCGGGCGGCGACACCGCCTCCGCCCTGGCCGCCGGATGCCCCGTGGTCGTCAAGGCGCACGACGCCCACCCCGGCACCTCGGAGATCGTGGGACGGGCGATCACCGAGGCCGTCCAGGAGACCGGGATGCATCCCGGGGTGTTCTCCCTGGTGTACGGGGAGAGCCCCGCCATCGGCCAGGCGCTGGTGGCGGATCCGGCGATCCGGGCCGTCGGCTTCACCGGGTCCCGCCGCGGCGGCCTGGCGCTGATGGCCGTCGCCGCCGCCCGCCCGGTGCCGATCCCGGTGTTCGCGGAGATGAGCTCGATCAACCCGGTCCTGCTGCTCGAGGGCGCGCTGCGCGGGGACCACACGGAGCTGGTGGCGGGCTGCCTCGCCTCCGTGACCGGCTCGGCCGGTCAGCTGTGCACCGCCCCCGGCCTGCTGTGCGTGCCCGCGGGCCCGGACGGCGACCGCTTCGTGGAGGCGCTGTCCGCCGCGATCGCCGGCAGCCGCGGCCAGACCATGCTCACCCGCGGCATCGCCGAGGCGCGGGAGCGGGGACTCGCGCGCCTGGCCTCGCGCGACGGCGTGACGGTGCTCGCCCGCGGCCAGGAGGGCGAGACCGCGAACGCCCCCGCCCCGGTGCTGCTCGCCGCCGCCGCCGAGCGGCTGCAGGAGGACGAGGTGCTCCAGAGCGAGATCTTCGGCGCCGTCTGCCTGGTGGTCCGCCACGACTCCGCAGCGGAGCTCGCCGCCGTCATGGAGGGGCTCGAGGGCCAGCTCACGGCCACGCTCCACCTCGCCGAGAGCGATCATGCCGAGGCCGCGGCGCTGCTCCCCGTGCTCGAGCGCCGCGCCGGCCGGATCGTCGTGGGCGGGTGGCCCACCGGGGTCGAGGTGGGGCACGCGATGGTGCACGGCGGCCCGTTCCCCGCCACGTCCGACGGCCGCAGCACCTCGGTGGGGACCCACGCGATCGCGCGGTTCCTGCGACCGGTCGCCTACCAGGGCCTGCCCGAGGCGCTGCTGCCCGCACCGGTGCAGGAGGAGAACCCCTGGTCGCTGCCGCGGCGGATCGACGGCCGGCACGAGGGGCCCGGCACTCGCTGA